A single genomic interval of Sinorhizobium garamanticum harbors:
- a CDS encoding ABC transporter permease produces MSQIAFWGAVELGLVYAFVAVGVFLAFRVLDFPDLTVDGSFPLGAAVTAVLIIAGVNPWLAAAVAMVAGAAAGIVTALLNVRFRILNLLASILTMIALFSVNLRVMGKPNVALINADTMLSPFYGLGVRDFYVRPLFVGILVLVAVLIVWRFLESDAGLAMRATGANARMARAQGVDTSRQIYLGMAISNALVAFGGALFAQTNGFADVTSGVGTIVVGLAAVIIGETLFGARGILIALAGCVLGSILYRIAIQLALSTDMLGLQASDLNFVTAALVTVALVLPRLRRGGAA; encoded by the coding sequence TTGAGTCAAATCGCTTTTTGGGGAGCCGTGGAACTAGGGCTCGTCTATGCCTTTGTCGCCGTCGGCGTCTTCCTTGCCTTCCGCGTGCTCGACTTTCCTGACCTGACGGTCGACGGGTCGTTTCCGCTCGGCGCGGCGGTCACCGCGGTCCTGATCATTGCGGGCGTCAATCCGTGGCTCGCCGCAGCCGTCGCGATGGTCGCCGGTGCCGCCGCCGGCATCGTCACGGCGCTCCTCAACGTGCGCTTCCGCATTCTCAATCTACTCGCCTCGATCCTGACGATGATCGCGCTCTTCTCGGTGAACCTGCGCGTCATGGGCAAACCGAACGTCGCGCTGATCAATGCCGACACCATGCTTTCGCCATTCTACGGGCTGGGCGTCAGGGACTTCTACGTTCGCCCGCTCTTCGTCGGCATTCTTGTGCTTGTGGCCGTCCTCATCGTCTGGCGCTTTCTTGAGAGCGACGCCGGCCTCGCCATGCGAGCGACCGGCGCCAATGCCCGCATGGCCCGCGCCCAGGGGGTCGATACCAGCCGCCAGATCTATCTCGGCATGGCGATCTCCAACGCGCTCGTTGCCTTCGGCGGCGCGCTTTTCGCCCAGACCAACGGCTTTGCCGACGTGACCTCGGGCGTCGGCACGATCGTCGTCGGGCTCGCGGCCGTCATCATCGGCGAAACGCTGTTCGGCGCCCGCGGCATCCTGATCGCACTCGCCGGCTGCGTGCTCGGCTCGATCCTCTACCGCATCGCCATCCAACTCGCGCTCTCGACGGACATGCTCGGTCTGCAGGCCTCGGACCTCAACTTCGTGACCGCGGCTCTCGTCACCGTAGCGCTCGTCCTTCCTCGTCTGCGTCGCGGAGGTGCCGCATGA